One part of the Lotus japonicus ecotype B-129 chromosome 2, LjGifu_v1.2 genome encodes these proteins:
- the LOC130737459 gene encoding uncharacterized protein LOC130737459 isoform X1, with protein MPPKMVDRMEALETQMGTVTDTLQELALQLQQQSMVLKELSNQMGKKVVHEGETSTGDSSSGESRLAGKKVKLPVFEGDDPVAWITRAEIYFDVQGTPDELRVKLARLSMEGSTIHWFNLLRETEDELSWEKLKRALIARYGGRRLENPFEELSTLRQRGSVEEFVEAFELLSSQVGRLPEDQYLGYFMSGLKPPIRRRVRTLNPSTRMEMMRIAKDVEDELKEEDEEEGKRVIRKGGYERSGQGDWAGSASNRSGLFNRDVTRFTKASGSNQTRSRSSVGSHAHSSSSLGSTARKGDNDHRAGSTERWKGVRSFLVDEIAERRAKGLCFKCGGKYHPTLHKCPERAMRVLILGEGETMNEEGEIVMLEQEVEEVEEEEAVECKAMGVLGCLGDHQTMKLAGQVGNVELLILVDSGASHNFIDPKITSALGLTITPITTRSIKLGDGHKVITRGVCKGIKAKVGNIEITIDALVLDLGGLDLVLGVSWLSTLGKVIMDWKHLTMQFVQGEHVVKLQGMKGRSSYQSNLHFFLSDTQGRNLGEGWWPQFQATEATKEHHDIPQELRVVLTEFPAVFTKKMQLPPVRSKVHQIVLNPEHGPINVRPYRYPHHQKEEIERQVAELLEAGIIRPSMSAFSSPVILVKKKDKSWRMCVDYRALNKATIPDKYPIPIVDELLDELNGAVMFSKIDLKSGYHQIRVLEADIPKTAFRTHNGHYEYLVMPFGLMNAPATFQAIMNDIFRPYLRKFVLVFFDDILIYSRSLLEHQNHLKLVLTVLSSNCFVANQAKCKFGCAQIDYLGHIISGKGVAVDPEKIKCIVEWPEPKNVKGVRGFLGLTGYYRKFVKNYGKMAKPLTELTKKDNFTWGEETKQAFHKLKTVMTSSPVLALPDFEKPFEVECDAAGRGIGAVLMQQRQPIAYYSKALSPGNLSKSVYEKELMTLVLCIQHWRHYLLGKAFIVYTDHKSLKHFLQQKNYFP; from the coding sequence ATGCCACCCAAGATGGTTGATCGTATGGAAGCTCTGGAGACACAGATGGGCACCGTGACTGACACGTTGCAGGAACTCGCACTCCAGCTGCAGCAGCAGAGCATGGTTCTGAAGGAGTTGAGCAATCAGATGGGAAAGAAAGTGGTCCACGAAGGGGAAACCTCGACGGGTGACTCCAGTTCCGGCGAATCGCGTCTCGCCGGGAAGAAGGTCAAGCTGCCCGTGTTTGAGGGAGACGATCCTGTAGCTTGGATCACGAGAGCGGAGATCTATTTCGATGTGCAAGGCACCCCCGATGAGCTTCGCGTGAAGCTCGCACGCTTGAGTATGGAAGGATCTACCATCCATTGGTTCAATCTGTTGAGGGAAACAGAGGATGAGCTTTCCTGGGAAAAGCTCAAACGAGCGTTGATTGCACGCTATGGAGGACGACGATTGGAGAATCCTTTCGAGGAGTTATCGACGCTAAGGCAACGCGGCAGCGTGGAGGAGTTCGTGGAAGCCTTTGAGTTGCTCTCCTCACAGGTAGGGCGATTGCCGGAGGATCAGTATCTGGGGTATTTCATGAGTGGGTTGAAACCACCGATTCGACGGCGGGTGCGTACCTTGAATCCCAGCACTCGCATGGAGATGATGCGAATTGCGAAAGATGTTGAAGACGAGCttaaggaagaagacgaagaagaggGAAAGCGGGTGATAAGAAAAGGCGGGTACGAACGCTCGGGTCAAGGCGATTGGGCCGGGTCAGCCTCAAATAGGAGTGGGCTGTTCAATAGAGATGTAACCCGTTTTACCAAGGCCAGCGGGTCAAATCAAACCCGATCCCGGAGTTCTGTCGGATCCCACGCACACTCATCTTCATCGCTGGGCTCAACGGCGAGAAAGGGTGACAACGACCACCGTGCAGGCTCGACGGAGCGTTGGAAAGGGGTCAGGAGTTTCCTGGTTGACGAAATCGCAGAGCGAAGGGCCAAGGGACTCTGTTTTAAATGTGGGGGCAAATACCACCCCACTTTGCACAAGTGCCCGGAGCGCGCGATGAGAGTTCTCATCCTGGGAGAGGGAGAGACCATGAATGAGGAGGGGGAAATCGTGATGCTGGAACAGGAAGTAGAGGAggtcgaagaagaagaagctgtaGAATGCAAAGCTATGGGAGTTCTGGGTTGTTTGGGGGATCACCAGACAATGAAGTTAGCTGGCCAAGTGGGCAATGTGGAACTTCTCATCCTTGTTGACAGTGGCGCGAGCCACAACTTCATTGACCCAAAGATCACCTCTGCTCTGGGACTTACCATCACCCCGATCACCACAAGGAGCATTAAACTTGGAGATGGCCATAAGGTGATAACCAGGGGAGTTTGTAAGGGAATCAAAGCCAAAGTGGGGAACATTGAGATTACCATTGATGCACTGGTGCTGGACTTAGGAGGGCTGGATCTGGTCTTGGGAGTGTCCTGGCTCAGTACACTTGGGAAAGTCATCATGGATTGGAAGCACTTGACTATGCAGTTTGTGCAAGGGGAACATGTGGTGAAATTGCAGGGAATGAAGGGTAGAAGCAGCTATCAGAGCAACCTGCACTTTTTTTTGAGTGACACTCAAGGCAGAAACCTTGGGGAAGGATGGTGGCCTCAATTCCAAGCTACAGAAGCAACCAAGGAACACCATGACATACCTCAGGAACTGAGAGTTGTGCTTACAGAATTCCCAGCAGTATTCACAAAGAAAATGCAATTGCCCCCTGTCAGGTCCAAAGTACACCAGATTGTTCTTAATCCTGAGCATGGGCCAATTAATGTCAGACCCTATAGGTATCCTCATCACCAAAAGGAGGAAATTGAGAGGCAGGTGGCTGAGCTCTTGGAGGCAGGGATCATAAGACCTAGCATGAGTGCCTTCTCCAGTCCTGTCATCTTGGTAAAAAAGAAGGATAAGAGTTGGAGAATGTGTGTGGACTACAGGGCTCTGAACAAGGCTACAATCCCAGATAAGTATCCAATTCCAATTGTGGATGAATTACTTGATGAGTTGAATGGGGCAGTAATGTTCTCTAAAATTGATCTTAAATCGGGATACCACCAGATTAGAGTTCTTGAGGCAGATATCCCTAAAACTGCTTTCAGGACTCACAATGGACATTATGAGTACCTTGTCATGCCCTTTGGGCTGATGAATGCTCCTGCCACTTTTCAAGCCATCATGAATGACATTTTTAGGCCATATCTGAGGAAGTTTGTGTTGGTTTTCtttgatgatatcttaatttacAGTAGGAGTTTGTTGGAACACCAAAACCACTTAAAGCTAGTCTTGACAGTGTTATCATCTAATTGTTTTGTAGCCAATCAAGCAAAATGCAAGTTTGGTTGTGCCCAAATAGATTATTTGGGTCACATTATATCTGGGAAAGGAGTGGCAGTTGACCCTGAGAAAATTAAGTGCATTGTGGAGTGGCCAGAGCCCAAGAATGTTAAGGGAGTAAGGGGATTTTTAGGGTTAACAGGCTACTACAGGAAATTTGTCAAGAATTATGGGAAGATGGCCAAACCCCTCACAGAACTGACAAAAAAAGACAATTTCACATGGGGTGAAGAGACCAAGCAAGCTTTCCACAAGTTGAAGACCGTAATGACAAGTTCCCCTGTGCTAGCTCTCCCTGATTTTGAAAAACCTTTTGAGGTTGAATGTGATGCAGCTGGGAGAGGCATTGGTGCCGTTTTGATGCAACAAAGGCAACCAATTGCTTATTATAGCAAGGCTCTATCTCCTGGGAATTTATCCAAGTCAGTTTATGAGAAAGAATTGATGACATTGGTTCTTTGCATCCAACATTGGAGGCACTACTTGTTGGGCAAGGCTTTCATTGTCTACACAGATCACAAGAGCCTCAAACATTTCTTGCAACAAAAAAATTACTTCCCCTGA